A window from Citrus sinensis cultivar Valencia sweet orange chromosome 5, DVS_A1.0, whole genome shotgun sequence encodes these proteins:
- the LOC127902035 gene encoding WAT1-related protein At1g68170-like, with protein sequence MMMMMKWGQICNLIHGLKPALTMVVVQVAFAGVNVFYKLAANNGMSLRVIVAYRFIFATAFMVPVAIILERKSRPKLNLKILFQAFLCGLFGGSLSQNLYLESLVLTSATFASAMANLVPAITFVLSISIGLEKLGIRTRAGKAKVLGSLIGIGGAMILTFYRGVEINIWSTNINLIHSNGHVASLHADPGKRFLGALFALGSCFGYAIWLVIQAKMSEEYPCQFSSTALMCVMGAIQAVVFALCMEKDWSQWKLGWNIRLLTVAYSGIVASGLMVTLISWCVRTRGPLFASIFNPLMLVVVAILSSLILDEKLHLGSILGATLIVCGLYAVLWGKGKEMKKITQLVPAKINGESSKSIEIVITSPVDGDITTTKKEEKIEETIKVITKGDNILAKEEINTVEIKGFD encoded by the exons atgatgatgatgatgaagtgGGGGcaaatatgtaatttaataCATGGGTTAAAGCCAGCGTTGACGATGGTGGTGGTTCAAGTGGCATTTGCCGGGGTGAATGTCTTTTACAAACTGGCGGCTAATAACGGAATGAGCTTGCGAGTTATTGTTGCCTATAGATTCATTTTTGCCACTGCTTTTATGGTTCCCGTCGCAATCATTCTGGAAAG gAAGAGCAGaccaaaattgaatttgaagatACTCTTTCAAGCTTTTCTTTGTGGATTATTTGG GGGATCACTATCTCAAAACCTGTACTTGGAGAGCTTGGTCCTGACATCTGCAACATTTGCTTCAGCCATGGCTAATCTCGTTCCAGCTATTACCTTTGTTTTGTCAATATCTATTGG ATTAGAGAAGCTTGGAATAAGAACACGGGCAGGGAAGGCAAAAGTGTTGGGGTCATTAATTGGTATAGGTGGGGCAATGATACTCACGTTCTACAGAGGAGTAGAGATCAATATCTGGTCAACAAATATTAACCTTATTCACTCTAATGGGCACGTGGCATCATTGCATGCTGACCCTGGTAAACGTTTCTTGGGTGCTTTATTTGCTCTAGGCAGTTGCTTCGGCTACGCTATTTGGCTGGTCATTcag GCCAAGATGAGTGAGGAATATCCATGTCAATTCTCGAGCACAGCTTTGATGTGTGTAATGGGGGCAATTCAAGCTGTTGTTTTTGCTCTTTGCATGGAGAAAGATTGGAGTCAATGGAAACTGGGCTGGAACATTAGACTTCTTACAGTAGCCTATTCG GGGATTGTGGCTTCTGGTTTGATGGTGACACTAATATCATGGTGTGTGCGCACGAGAGGCCCTCTTTTTGCATCCATCTTTAACCCGTTAATGCTTGTGGTTGTGGCCATACTTAGCTCTTTAATTTTGGATGAGAAGCTTCACTTGGGAAG CATACTAGGAGCAACATTGATCGTGTGTGGGCTCTATGCAGTTTTGTGGGGTAAAGGAAAGGAGATGAAGAAGATAACTCAACTAGTACCTGCTAAAATCAATGGAgagtcatcaaaatcaattgaaattgTTATTACTTCTCCAGTAGATGGAGATATAACAACAacgaaaaaagaagaaaaaatagaggAAACAATAAAGGTAATTACTAAAGGAGATAATATATTAGCCAAAGAAGAAATCAATACAGTAGAGATAAAAGGATTTGATTGA